GGTCTTGGGAAGGAAAATCAGGAATCTCGTGCCCTGTCCCGGTTTGGAAAAAACCTCAATTTCTCCACCGAGTTTTTTCACAATACCGTATGTAATCGACAAACCGAGCCCCGTCCCGTTGACCTTTTTTGTTGTAAAGAACGGCTCGAAAATGTGTTTCAGAGTGTCTTCGGACATCCCTATGCCATCATCCTGGAAAGAAATGCCCACAAAATTGAAATCCTTATCCCAGGTGGCCATGGCGACCGTTCCTCCGTCTTTGACCGCGGCAAAGGCGTTGTTCAGAATATTAAGAAAGACCTGCTGAATCTGACCGCGGTCTGAAGCTATCCGCGGCAGGTCTTTCGCTAAATGCAGGCTTATCTGTATGTTTCGGTGAAGTGCTTCTTTTTCGAGAAAGCTCAGGGTCTCCTGCAAGACTTCGTTCACATCCAGGACTTCAATTTGCACTTCCATTCTTTTCGCAAAACCGAGGAGTCGATGAGTTATGTTCCGGCACCTGTCCACCGAAGCGGTAATCGCCTGGACCAAGCCTAGGAATTTGTCTCTTTGGGGAAAATCGGAGTTCAACTGAATCAGATCCTTCATGAGCCCCGCTTTTTCGTTAATGATCGCCATGGGATTGTTCACTTCGTGGGCCACACCGGCTGCCAGTCTTCCGATGGATGAGAGCTTGTGTGTATGCTGTACTTCCCGGTACGCCAACTCTCGTTTTTCATCACTGATCTGCAGTCGTTCCACGAGCACCCGTGTCAGGCGTATCACCACGAACACAATGACGAGCACACCTCCTATGAACACCAGAAGAAGCTCACTTTTCAGGGTGTACCAAGCCTTCAATACCTCGGCCTTGGGCTTCACCACCATAAGTATGAAATCGGATCGGTTGAAATAGGCGTACCCCACCAATACGTCTTTACCGGTTGAATCGGTGCGTTCGACGATTGCAGGCTCGTAGCTGGCCGGAGGAATCAAATCCGGCCGCTCATCGAGAACATTTCCGTAGAACTTGGATTGAGTCTGAAGAATGCCGTTTCTGCTGATAAGAAATGCGTCGGTTCGAGTATCGAGTCCCATGCTGCCGATGAGTTCGTCAAACCTGCGAGTGTCAATGGTTGCGCGCACAATCCACGCCTCACCGGAATCACTGAGATGATATACGGCGACCACCACATGCGGAAATCTTCGATATCCCATGAATACATCGCTTATATAAACACTGTTTACCTTAAGTTGCTCAAACCACCCCTGATTTGCGTAATTCTTTCCCTTCAGATCGTACGGGCCTGCATAGCTGACCTGAACTCCGTTTGCATCAATGAGTCCAAGATCGACGAATCCGTCGAATTCCTGTTTGAGCACACGGAAGATGCGGTTCAGTTTTTTTTCGTTCGCTAAATCCTCATATGTATAAGCAGATGCGATGAACCGCACGGTTGCCAGCCTGTTTCCCAGGAAAAGCTCAAAGGAGTGTTTGGTCTTGTTTACGAGCACTCGGATAGGGTTCAGGACTTCATCTTTGAGGGCCGATTGATACTGGTGATAATTAATCAGAGCCATAAGGGACAGCGGGACCAAGGTTATGAGAAACATGAGAATTGAAATGTTTCTCCGTATCATCGTGTAACGTCTAGGTCCCTGAATCTCCTCGGGGATTTCAAGAAGACCCCTGCAGGGCGCCGGAATGAATTTTCTCAGGTTCATGATTCCTCAGACAAAGAGGGACAGCTCAAATGTTTCTGAAAAACGTTTACATTAATCACGTTTCCGGAAAAGTAGCTTCAGTCACAGGATGGACCTTATGATGCCAGACTTTTCCGAAGATTGCACCCGTGAGCGTGTTGTTACACATTTTTTCCATTTCCGCGTACGGCGGTCACTTCCGTCTCCCGGTCGTCGTGGCAGTCTGTCACTACGAGAGAAAGGCTGGGACACGTGATTCACACAAGGAAGGTTTTTAAAGTGTCCCCTCCCATTTCAGGTGTAAAGGAGCCGCAGTTAAAAGTCAAGTTATTATTGTAACACTTGTCGAATTCGACCTAGGCGCGCCGGTTTCCCTCTTGAATCTGTAGGAAGAGGCAGAAAAGTAAATGCACTGATTGACGGTGTCTTTGATTGGTTGTTTCGAACGAATCCCGTGCGAGACGCGGAAAAATGCACTGGCGATTCATGGCGGTTAAGGAAAAATGATGATTTTTGAGTCCAGGAGGACGACTGATATGCAATAAATTAGCGCCGCAATCGCAAAAATTAACGTCTAATTGAGGATAAGAGTATTGGTGGGTGCCGGCCTCCGGAGGTTGTCTCAAATGAACTCACAAGAACATCGTGCCACGATTTGATACCCGTAGTAGTAGGGGCAGACCCACGCGTCTGCCCTAATTTGGGCGGACACGCAGGTCCGCCCCTACACTCAAGCAGGGAAGATGATGAGAATTCGTGCCACTATCTCGGATAAATTTCGATTTTTGAGACAATTTCGGGACGCAGTGACCCCGGTGACCACTAGTATCTTTGTTTTCGAGCGCGGGATAGGCGTCAGAATTTTGAGCAATCGCTATAATCTCTTTGCGAAAGAGAGTTGAAAGGTTAGCGCGCCTGTGAGACAGAGAGGGACTTTGGAACAAATCCCTCTCCTCAAGTTCCTAAGAATCGATCAATGCCGAATTTCCGTTATCTTTCGTGCCTGTGGCCTCTCCCATGCGACTTATCTCCGAAGAATCCGCGAACCTGGCGTTTGCTCAAGAGATCGGCCAGACGATCGACCTGATCCGAGCTGAGCAGACTGAGTCGATCCCTCTGAAGCTTCAAACGTTCGCGGAGCATTTCACTTTTCAGCTTCACCATTTCATCATCGATTTTGGTCATTCTATCCTGATCGATCTTCCCCGAAATCATCATTGTACGTTTTTCATCTTTGAGTGCGTGCAAGCCGGTACGCAATTTCCTGGTGCGGTCCCGGAATTGAGCGAACTGTCCGCGCATATCTTTGAGTTGTTGATCGTTCAGCCCCAACGCTTCTTTCATATCCACTTTGTGCCGGTGCCTTTTCCAGTGTCCGGTCGCGGATGGATCGAAAGAGTGCGGACCACCCGGCCCCGGGAGCGGACTTTGAAATTCCTGACCCGGTGTCTGCAAGGCAGGATTTTGCAGCGCGAACCCCATATCTGCAGCCATCAGCAAAACAGTCATAAGTGCACAGGAAAACAATACCTTCACGATTTTCATAATCGCCTCCTCATGGTTTATTACTTGTGTTGACTGAGAAGAAGGATTCGCGTTAAATGGTTTGATGAAAAAGATTCACGTTGAATTGCGGACTACGGAGTGAAGCACCTGTTCAGACGCGTCGATGAAGAGATCGCGATTTGTCGGCACTTCCACTGTACCCTGGAATGGCCTGAAATGTGTGCCGAATCTATGGTTGAATTTTGTTATCCGGGGAACTGTCCGGAAAAAAAACGGACAGATACAATATGTATTGTGTGAACCCCTTCACAGTGCAGGGGAATGGGTACAACAGGATCTTAATATCAGGTTTCGGCACTAAGGATTGTCAATCGTTCCGGACTCCACGCGGGAAGAATACCGGATTGTTCTTGCCTGGATCTTGACGAGCGCGGAAATAATCTGGTACACTCGCTGAGTTTTGCCGATCCTTCCCGAACGCGCCGGTGAAGCGGCCATAGCCGGTGGTCGGAGAGGGCGGTCTGGAGTTACTGAACCCGTCAGGTCCGGAAGGAAGCAGCGGAAGTAATCTCGGGGACCGGCCCTCAATCCCGATCACCGGCCGTGGTCGTTTCTCACGGCATCGGATGCCTCGCACAAATGCCATCATATCTGGTTCTCGCAAGAAAGTACAGACCCTCCACATTCTCCGAAGTAGTCGGACAAGGCCATGTGGTTCAGACTCTCTCGAATTCCATCATTTCGGGTCGGGTAGCGCATGCCTTCTTATTCTGCGGTGTACGCGGCGTCGGCAAAACCACGGTTGCACGCATTCTGGCCAAATCGCTCAATTGTTCGGGCCGCGACGCAGCCGATCCGAATCCCTGCAATTCATGCACGAGCTGCAAAGAGATAAGCTCGGGGACCTCCGTCGATGTTCAGGAGATTGACGGCGCATCCAATACGTCGGTGGAAAATATCCGTGAGATCAATGAGAACATAAAGTACCCGCCTGTAGCTTCCC
The sequence above is a segment of the Desulfomonile tiedjei DSM 6799 genome. Coding sequences within it:
- a CDS encoding sensor histidine kinase, with the translated sequence MNLRKFIPAPCRGLLEIPEEIQGPRRYTMIRRNISILMFLITLVPLSLMALINYHQYQSALKDEVLNPIRVLVNKTKHSFELFLGNRLATVRFIASAYTYEDLANEKKLNRIFRVLKQEFDGFVDLGLIDANGVQVSYAGPYDLKGKNYANQGWFEQLKVNSVYISDVFMGYRRFPHVVVAVYHLSDSGEAWIVRATIDTRRFDELIGSMGLDTRTDAFLISRNGILQTQSKFYGNVLDERPDLIPPASYEPAIVERTDSTGKDVLVGYAYFNRSDFILMVVKPKAEVLKAWYTLKSELLLVFIGGVLVIVFVVIRLTRVLVERLQISDEKRELAYREVQHTHKLSSIGRLAAGVAHEVNNPMAIINEKAGLMKDLIQLNSDFPQRDKFLGLVQAITASVDRCRNITHRLLGFAKRMEVQIEVLDVNEVLQETLSFLEKEALHRNIQISLHLAKDLPRIASDRGQIQQVFLNILNNAFAAVKDGGTVAMATWDKDFNFVGISFQDDGIGMSEDTLKHIFEPFFTTKKVNGTGLGLSITYGIVKKLGGEIEVFSKPGQGTRFLIFLPKTPKEGVES
- a CDS encoding Spy/CpxP family protein refolding chaperone, whose product is MKIVKVLFSCALMTVLLMAADMGFALQNPALQTPGQEFQSPLPGPGGPHSFDPSATGHWKRHRHKVDMKEALGLNDQQLKDMRGQFAQFRDRTRKLRTGLHALKDEKRTMMISGKIDQDRMTKIDDEMVKLKSEMLRERLKLQRDRLSLLSSDQVDRLADLLSKRQVRGFFGDKSHGRGHRHER